One genomic segment of Anaeromyxobacter diazotrophicus includes these proteins:
- a CDS encoding 2-dehydropantoate 2-reductase yields MKICVVGAGAIGGLVAVKLARAGEQVSVVARGAHLAAIRERGLTLLEGGREEVARVAATDRLAELGPQDLVVLAMKAHQLAPVAAELPALCGPETVLLTAQNGIPWWYFAKYAGPLQGARLESVDPGGVIAAHLDVERVLGSIIYPAAEIAAPGVVRHVEGNRITVGELDGRETPRLGRVAEALRAAGFKTRVTGDLRSEIWVKLWGNCTFNPLSALTHATLAGIIRFPATRALATGMMREAQAVGEKLGARFGVSLEKRIAGAEGVGEHKTSMLQDVESGRALEVDALLGAVLELARLTETPAPHLAAVHACVSLLSHTLQEQGARLRVEKLGR; encoded by the coding sequence GTGAAGATCTGCGTGGTGGGAGCGGGCGCCATCGGGGGCCTGGTGGCGGTGAAGCTCGCCCGCGCCGGCGAGCAGGTGTCGGTGGTGGCGCGCGGGGCGCACCTCGCGGCCATCCGCGAGCGCGGCCTCACGCTCCTCGAGGGCGGGCGCGAGGAGGTGGCGCGGGTCGCGGCCACCGACCGCCTGGCGGAGCTGGGGCCGCAGGACCTGGTGGTGCTCGCCATGAAGGCGCACCAGCTGGCGCCGGTGGCGGCCGAGCTCCCGGCCCTGTGCGGACCCGAGACCGTCCTCCTCACCGCCCAGAACGGGATCCCGTGGTGGTACTTCGCGAAGTACGCCGGGCCGCTCCAGGGGGCTCGGCTCGAGAGCGTCGACCCGGGCGGCGTCATCGCCGCCCACCTCGACGTGGAGCGGGTGCTGGGGTCCATCATCTACCCGGCGGCGGAGATCGCCGCCCCGGGCGTCGTCCGCCACGTGGAGGGCAACCGCATCACGGTGGGCGAGCTGGACGGGCGCGAGACGCCGCGCCTCGGGCGGGTGGCGGAGGCGCTGCGCGCGGCCGGCTTCAAGACCCGCGTGACGGGCGACCTGCGCTCGGAGATCTGGGTGAAGCTGTGGGGCAACTGCACCTTCAACCCGCTCTCGGCGCTGACCCACGCCACGCTGGCCGGGATCATCCGCTTCCCGGCCACGCGCGCGCTGGCGACCGGGATGATGCGCGAGGCGCAGGCGGTGGGCGAGAAGCTCGGCGCCCGGTTCGGCGTCTCGCTCGAGAAGCGCATCGCCGGGGCGGAGGGCGTCGGCGAGCACAAGACCTCGATGCTGCAGGACGTGGAGAGCGGCCGCGCGCTCGAGGTGGACGCGCTCCTGGGTGCGGTGCTGGAGCTGGCGCGCCTCACCGAGACGCCCGCGCCGCACCTCGCCGCGGTCCACGCCTGCGTCAGCCTGCTCTCGCACACGTTGCAGGAGCAGGGGGCGCGGCTGCGGGTCGAGAAGCTCGGCCGATGA
- a CDS encoding fumarylacetoacetate hydrolase family protein: MALWLRCEHAGRTRIGTLEGGAVHLHEGDLFSAPRPTGEAVPLEAVRLLTPTVPSKLIGLVNNFREGAAKAGLPIPAEPLWFLKAPSSYLAPGAAIRLPAQEVGKVIYEGELGVVIGRAARDVPEGEADTFIFGYTCVNDVTALDLIGRDAQYPQWSRAKSFDTFGPFGPVVATGLDPDRLTVRTLVKGKVRQEYPLSDAVFGPRQLVAHLSRQLTLLPGDVIACGTSVGIGVLRPGLTVEVAVDGIGALANPVAGPEGAP; the protein is encoded by the coding sequence ATGGCGCTGTGGCTGCGGTGCGAGCACGCGGGCCGGACGCGGATCGGCACGCTCGAGGGCGGCGCGGTCCACCTGCACGAGGGCGACCTGTTCTCGGCGCCGCGGCCGACCGGCGAGGCGGTGCCGCTCGAGGCGGTGCGGCTCCTCACGCCCACGGTCCCGTCGAAGCTCATCGGGCTCGTGAACAACTTCCGGGAGGGCGCCGCCAAGGCGGGCCTGCCCATCCCCGCCGAGCCGCTCTGGTTCCTCAAGGCGCCCTCGAGCTACCTCGCGCCGGGGGCCGCCATCCGCCTGCCGGCCCAGGAGGTGGGGAAGGTCATCTACGAGGGCGAGCTCGGGGTGGTCATCGGCCGCGCCGCGCGCGACGTGCCCGAGGGAGAGGCGGACACCTTCATCTTCGGCTACACCTGCGTGAACGACGTGACCGCCCTCGACCTCATCGGCCGCGACGCCCAGTACCCGCAGTGGTCGCGGGCGAAGAGCTTCGACACCTTCGGCCCGTTCGGCCCGGTCGTGGCCACCGGGCTCGACCCGGACCGGCTCACCGTGAGGACGCTGGTGAAGGGCAAGGTCCGGCAGGAGTACCCGCTCTCCGACGCCGTCTTCGGGCCGCGCCAGCTCGTGGCGCACCTCTCGCGCCAGCTGACGCTCCTGCCCGGCGACGTCATCGCCTGCGGGACCTCGGTGGGCATCGGCGTGCTCCGGCCGGGCCTCACCGTCGAGGTGGCCGTGGACGGGATCGGCGCCCTCGCGAACCCCGTGGCCGGACCGGAGGGCGCGCCGTGA
- a CDS encoding acyl--CoA ligase: MSSPATLAELLAQAAPDAPALGAPEHTPSLTYGALAALARRTVETLNALGVGRQDRVGIVLPNGPEMAAAFVCVGAGATTAPLNPAYRAEEFEFYLTDLRAKALVVEAGADTPARAVARKLGVPVVELQADRARGAGTFALRPLDAMGGAPAQGGPAEPEDTALVLHTSGTTSRPKMVPLSHRNVLASARHIRETLRLVPEDVCLNIMPLFHIHGLMAATLASLAAGGQVSCTPGFNALKFFAWLDEVRPTWYTAVPTMHQAILARAGRNQEILARSRLRFVRSSSASLPPQVMAELEQVFRAPVIEAYGMTEASHQMASNPLPPRPRKPGAVGLAAGPEVAVMDEAGSLLPPGAVGEVVIRGPNVTRGYEANPEANAKAFTAGWFRTGDQGVLDEDGYLRLTGRLKELINRGGEKISPLEVDEVLMDHPAVQQVVTFAVPHDKLGEEVAAAVVLREGQTATERELRDFAALRLTDCKVPRRIVLLPEIPKGATGKLQRIGLAQKLGLAS, from the coding sequence ATGTCCTCCCCCGCCACCCTCGCCGAGCTGCTCGCGCAGGCCGCCCCCGACGCCCCCGCGCTGGGCGCGCCGGAGCACACCCCCTCGCTCACCTACGGCGCGCTCGCGGCGCTGGCGCGCCGGACCGTCGAGACGCTCAACGCGCTCGGCGTCGGGCGCCAGGACCGCGTCGGGATCGTCCTCCCCAACGGGCCGGAGATGGCCGCCGCCTTCGTCTGCGTCGGCGCCGGCGCCACCACCGCCCCGCTCAACCCCGCCTACCGCGCCGAGGAGTTCGAGTTCTACCTCACGGACCTCCGCGCCAAGGCGCTGGTGGTGGAGGCGGGCGCCGACACGCCCGCGCGCGCGGTGGCGCGGAAGCTCGGGGTGCCGGTGGTGGAGCTCCAGGCGGACCGCGCCCGGGGCGCCGGGACCTTCGCGCTCCGCCCGCTCGACGCCATGGGCGGCGCGCCGGCGCAGGGCGGCCCGGCCGAGCCGGAGGACACCGCGCTCGTGCTCCACACCTCGGGGACCACGTCGCGCCCGAAGATGGTCCCGCTCTCGCACCGCAACGTCCTCGCCTCGGCGCGCCACATCCGCGAGACGCTCCGCCTCGTCCCCGAGGACGTCTGCCTCAACATCATGCCGCTCTTCCACATCCACGGGCTCATGGCGGCGACGCTCGCCTCGCTCGCGGCGGGCGGCCAGGTCTCGTGCACGCCCGGCTTCAACGCGCTCAAGTTCTTCGCCTGGCTCGACGAGGTGAGGCCCACCTGGTACACGGCCGTCCCCACCATGCACCAGGCCATCCTGGCGCGCGCCGGGCGCAACCAGGAGATCCTGGCGCGGAGCCGGCTGCGCTTCGTCCGCTCCTCGTCCGCCTCGCTGCCGCCGCAGGTCATGGCGGAGCTGGAGCAGGTGTTCCGCGCCCCGGTCATCGAGGCCTACGGCATGACCGAGGCCTCGCACCAGATGGCCTCGAACCCGCTCCCGCCGCGGCCGCGCAAGCCGGGCGCGGTGGGGCTGGCGGCGGGGCCGGAGGTGGCGGTGATGGACGAGGCGGGCAGCCTCCTGCCGCCGGGCGCGGTGGGCGAGGTGGTCATCCGCGGGCCGAACGTCACCCGCGGCTACGAGGCGAACCCCGAGGCGAACGCCAAGGCGTTCACCGCCGGCTGGTTCCGCACCGGCGACCAGGGCGTGCTCGACGAGGACGGCTACCTGCGCCTCACCGGCCGGCTGAAGGAGCTCATCAACCGCGGCGGCGAGAAGATCTCGCCGCTCGAGGTGGACGAGGTGCTCATGGACCACCCGGCGGTGCAGCAGGTGGTCACCTTCGCCGTGCCGCACGACAAGCTGGGCGAGGAGGTGGCGGCGGCGGTGGTGCTGCGCGAGGGGCAGACCGCCACCGAGCGCGAGCTGCGCGACTTCGCGGCGCTGCGCCTCACCGACTGCAAGGTGCCGCGCCGGATCGTGCTCCTCCCCGAGATCCCCAAGGGCGCCACCGGCAAGCTGCAGCGCATCGGGCTCGCCCAGAAGCTCGGGCTCGCCTCGTAG
- the oxlT gene encoding oxalate/formate MFS antiporter: protein MTDGSAARPPPGRWLQLVLGVFCMVQIANLQYGWTLFVGPIDHKFHWGRTAIQVAFTLFVLTETWLVPIEGYLVDRFGPRAVVLGGGVLVGLSWVLNARASSLPALYTAAVVGGVGAGAVYGTAVGNSLKWFTDRRGLAAGVTAAGFGAGSALTVAPIANMIASAGYEQAFLQFGLLQGALVLLFALFLRAPRPGEVPAPAAGKWSQQGARDYRPAEAVRTSMFWVMYAMFVLVATGGLMVVAQLAPIAKDYKVADVPVSLAGLTLPAVTFALSIDRVMNGVTRPFFGWVSDHLGRELTMFGAFLLEGVGILLLLRYAQSPVLFVVLSGCVFFAWGEIYSLFPATCADIYGRKYCTTIYGMLYTAKGTAALLVPLSSWLSLRSGWSAVFAVAAVLNFAAAALALLVLRPARARALSAVLIPDAMGIPRV from the coding sequence GTGACCGACGGCTCCGCTGCACGCCCACCGCCCGGGCGGTGGCTTCAACTCGTCCTCGGCGTCTTCTGCATGGTGCAGATCGCGAACCTCCAGTACGGCTGGACGCTCTTCGTCGGCCCCATCGACCACAAGTTCCACTGGGGCCGCACGGCCATCCAGGTCGCCTTCACGCTCTTCGTCCTCACCGAGACCTGGCTCGTCCCGATCGAGGGCTACCTGGTGGATCGCTTCGGCCCGCGCGCGGTCGTGCTGGGCGGCGGGGTGCTGGTGGGGCTCTCGTGGGTCCTGAACGCCCGCGCCAGCTCGCTGCCGGCGCTCTACACGGCGGCGGTGGTGGGCGGCGTCGGGGCCGGGGCGGTCTACGGCACCGCGGTCGGCAACTCCCTCAAGTGGTTCACCGACCGCCGCGGGCTCGCCGCGGGCGTCACCGCCGCCGGGTTCGGCGCCGGCTCGGCGCTCACCGTCGCGCCCATCGCCAACATGATCGCGTCGGCCGGGTACGAGCAGGCCTTCCTCCAGTTCGGGCTGCTGCAGGGCGCGCTGGTGCTCCTCTTCGCGCTCTTCCTGCGCGCGCCGCGCCCGGGCGAGGTCCCCGCCCCCGCCGCGGGGAAGTGGTCCCAGCAGGGCGCCCGCGACTACCGCCCGGCCGAGGCGGTCCGCACCAGCATGTTCTGGGTGATGTACGCGATGTTCGTCCTGGTCGCGACCGGCGGGCTCATGGTGGTGGCGCAGCTCGCGCCCATCGCCAAGGACTACAAGGTCGCCGACGTGCCGGTCTCGCTCGCCGGGCTCACCCTGCCCGCGGTCACCTTCGCCCTCTCCATCGACCGCGTCATGAACGGCGTGACGCGCCCGTTCTTCGGCTGGGTGAGCGACCACCTCGGCCGCGAGCTCACCATGTTCGGGGCCTTCCTGCTGGAAGGCGTCGGCATCCTCCTGCTCCTGCGCTACGCTCAGAGCCCGGTGCTCTTCGTCGTGCTCTCCGGGTGCGTCTTCTTCGCGTGGGGCGAGATCTACAGCCTCTTCCCCGCCACCTGCGCCGACATCTACGGCCGGAAGTACTGCACCACCATCTACGGCATGCTCTACACGGCCAAGGGCACGGCGGCGCTCCTCGTGCCGCTCTCGAGCTGGCTCTCGCTGCGGAGCGGCTGGTCCGCCGTGTTCGCGGTGGCCGCCGTCCTCAACTTCGCCGCCGCCGCGCTGGCGCTGCTGGTGCTGCGGCCGGCGCGGGCGCGCGCCCTCTCCGCCGTGCTCATCCCCGACGCCATGGGCATCCCCCGCGTCTGA
- a CDS encoding DUF4091 domain-containing protein, with protein MTVCRRATLTLAALLSVAPAAASAANVWTASANEKIRPQEAARSDRSAGLAAAKNEFEAFQVVVTGPASGVSVSATELKGPGTVPAPKLFREAIIGVQHPSSADGATGGFPDALIPDVDDVVGEKRNAFPFDVPAGESRAVWVELHVPQDAPAGAYTGSVTVHAADGDAQVPVQLTVWDFALPSTSSLKTAFGMTYGGVPKAHGVSGEALTELRQKYAQLALDHRFSLSSLWDDGQQGDWAHFDNAYGPFMDGHASTQLAGAKLTSLQSGADLNSAAAHGDWAAHFKAKGWFDRLFQYTCDEPPLTCQWSDIPARAQNAKQADPNFRTLVTTDMADATKNGALGAIDLMVPLVNYLDDRPQSAYGWTAGGPTRSQYDGFLQQSNKELWVYQSCMSHGCGGTVDIGNPSADQLYFTGWPTYAIDASNVRARAMEWFSFQYGATGELYYETTQAYYDKADPWTDQYEFNGNGDGTLFYPGTPAKIGGKTDIPVASLRMKMIREGMEDFEYLKLLASLGGASDAKSIAQQLFPHPWQSEAKPADLMAAREALAQKILAASGKPAQPTGTGTGGGSGSGSGGSTNLSAGGAGGGGCGTAAGQPGGLLGLALIPFALVLQRRRARRRRA; from the coding sequence TTGACCGTCTGCCGCCGAGCCACCCTCACCCTCGCCGCCCTGCTCTCGGTCGCCCCGGCCGCCGCTTCCGCGGCGAACGTCTGGACGGCCTCCGCGAACGAGAAGATCCGGCCGCAGGAAGCGGCCCGGAGCGATCGCTCCGCCGGCCTGGCGGCGGCGAAGAACGAGTTCGAGGCGTTCCAGGTGGTGGTGACCGGTCCGGCCAGCGGCGTCTCGGTCTCGGCGACCGAGCTCAAGGGCCCCGGGACCGTCCCCGCGCCCAAGCTCTTCCGGGAGGCGATCATCGGCGTGCAGCACCCGTCCTCCGCGGACGGCGCCACCGGCGGCTTCCCCGACGCGCTCATCCCGGACGTCGACGACGTGGTGGGGGAGAAGCGCAACGCCTTCCCGTTCGACGTGCCGGCCGGCGAGAGCCGCGCGGTGTGGGTCGAGCTGCACGTCCCGCAGGACGCCCCCGCGGGCGCGTACACCGGCAGCGTCACCGTGCACGCCGCCGACGGCGACGCGCAGGTGCCGGTGCAGCTCACCGTGTGGGACTTCGCGCTGCCCTCGACCTCGTCGCTCAAGACCGCGTTCGGGATGACCTACGGCGGCGTGCCCAAGGCCCACGGCGTGTCGGGGGAGGCGCTCACCGAGCTCCGCCAGAAGTACGCCCAGCTCGCGCTCGACCACCGCTTCAGCCTCTCGTCGCTGTGGGACGACGGCCAGCAGGGCGACTGGGCGCACTTCGACAACGCGTACGGTCCGTTCATGGACGGCCACGCCTCGACCCAGCTCGCGGGCGCGAAGCTCACCTCGCTCCAGTCGGGCGCGGACCTGAACAGCGCCGCCGCGCACGGCGACTGGGCCGCGCACTTCAAGGCGAAGGGCTGGTTCGACCGCCTCTTCCAGTACACCTGCGACGAGCCGCCCCTCACCTGCCAGTGGTCGGACATCCCGGCGCGGGCGCAGAACGCGAAGCAGGCCGACCCGAACTTCCGCACCCTCGTCACCACCGACATGGCCGACGCCACCAAGAACGGCGCGCTGGGCGCGATCGACCTCATGGTGCCGCTCGTCAACTACCTGGACGACCGCCCGCAGAGCGCCTACGGCTGGACCGCCGGCGGCCCGACCCGCTCGCAGTACGACGGGTTCCTGCAGCAGTCGAACAAGGAGCTGTGGGTCTACCAGAGCTGCATGAGCCACGGCTGCGGCGGCACCGTCGACATCGGCAACCCGAGCGCCGACCAGCTGTACTTCACCGGCTGGCCCACCTACGCCATCGACGCGAGCAACGTGCGCGCCCGCGCCATGGAGTGGTTCAGCTTCCAGTACGGGGCGACCGGCGAGCTCTACTACGAGACCACCCAGGCCTACTACGACAAGGCCGACCCCTGGACCGACCAGTACGAGTTCAACGGCAACGGCGACGGCACCCTCTTCTACCCGGGCACCCCGGCCAAGATCGGCGGGAAGACCGACATCCCGGTGGCGTCGCTCCGCATGAAGATGATCCGCGAGGGCATGGAGGACTTCGAGTACCTGAAGCTGCTCGCGAGCCTGGGCGGCGCGAGCGACGCGAAGAGCATCGCGCAGCAGCTCTTCCCGCACCCGTGGCAGTCGGAGGCGAAGCCGGCCGATCTCATGGCGGCGCGCGAGGCGCTGGCCCAGAAGATCCTCGCGGCCAGCGGCAAGCCGGCGCAGCCCACCGGCACCGGGACGGGCGGCGGCTCCGGCTCCGGCTCTGGCGGCTCGACCAACCTCTCCGCCGGCGGCGCGGGCGGCGGCGGCTGCGGCACCGCGGCCGGCCAGCCCGGCGGGCTGCTCGGGCTGGCGCTCATCCCGTTCGCCCTCGTGCTGCAGCGCCGCCGCGCGCGCCGCCGCCGCGCCTAA
- the queF gene encoding preQ(1) synthase, with protein sequence MPTQPSKKLDTFPNPSPARPFEIAMECPEFTCLCPMTGQPDFATIRLRYVPAERCVELKSLKLYLWSYRNEGAFHEAVTNRICDDLVAALAPRWIEVTGDFTVRGGIHTAVTVRHGEKPASIG encoded by the coding sequence ATGCCGACCCAGCCGTCCAAGAAGCTCGACACCTTCCCCAACCCGAGCCCGGCGCGCCCGTTCGAGATCGCGATGGAGTGCCCGGAGTTCACCTGCCTGTGCCCGATGACCGGGCAGCCCGACTTCGCCACCATCCGGCTGCGCTACGTGCCGGCGGAGCGCTGCGTGGAGCTCAAGAGCCTCAAGCTCTACCTCTGGAGCTATCGCAACGAGGGCGCCTTCCACGAGGCGGTGACGAACCGCATCTGCGACGACCTCGTGGCGGCGCTCGCGCCCCGCTGGATCGAGGTGACGGGCGACTTCACGGTCCGCGGCGGCATCCACACCGCCGTCACCGTCCGGCACGGCGAGAAGCCCGCCAGCATCGGCTGA
- a CDS encoding OPT/YSL family transporter has product MATPSTHVPAQPSAAPVRRRELTARAVAVSVLVAIIMGASFPPVVLKIGYGPNISVSAAFFGFIALAITAALSRVGATVYEANMAQTAGTAAGEIGFMCIVLAAIDMLNDRPGLGFSLHLTGWQIFLWLTFAGLTGAFLAIPLRRHYIDEENLTFADGTAAGETLVVLYQGAREAAMRLKALFAGLGLSAFVAFFRDGPWTFIPGELPFGAHGAALRMGTEVGVLSIGAGMMVGLRITLSMGLGMVLAWVLAPPALVAQGWVPHQTFPEVLRWVMWPATGLMVAGGLTALVLKWNVIARTFSKLSAKDVGSDEIPLRWVAWGAGLSAVALALVQKLSLDFPYWLTAVSLLLSIPLMLVGIRVLGETNWAPISALANLMQAVFAGLQPGHVPVNMIGSGMSGTVAGQGEHLMQCYRSGKIIGSNNRSLFYMQLVGIPVGAAAVAVVYPALRQKYGFGDHGLTSPISVKWAGFAELLAKGFSTLPQGCLAALCVALVLGVAITLLEPRWHRFLPSPTALGIGMLVPGYAIVPMVLGGIAQSVWARRSPRTEAIYNIPVASGFIAGEALVLSIIAIAAAVRSLSAG; this is encoded by the coding sequence ATGGCGACGCCCTCCACGCACGTTCCAGCCCAGCCCTCCGCCGCCCCTGTCCGACGGCGCGAGCTCACCGCCCGCGCCGTCGCCGTCTCGGTGCTGGTGGCGATCATCATGGGCGCCTCGTTCCCGCCGGTGGTCCTCAAGATCGGCTACGGCCCGAACATCTCGGTCTCGGCCGCCTTCTTCGGCTTCATCGCGCTCGCGATCACCGCCGCGCTCTCGCGGGTGGGCGCGACGGTGTACGAGGCCAACATGGCGCAGACCGCCGGCACCGCCGCCGGCGAGATCGGCTTCATGTGCATCGTGCTGGCCGCCATCGACATGCTGAACGACCGGCCCGGCCTCGGCTTCTCGCTCCACCTCACCGGCTGGCAGATCTTCCTCTGGCTCACCTTCGCCGGGCTCACCGGCGCCTTCCTCGCCATCCCGCTGCGGCGCCACTACATCGACGAGGAGAACCTCACCTTCGCCGACGGCACCGCGGCCGGCGAGACGCTGGTCGTGCTGTACCAGGGCGCGCGCGAGGCGGCGATGCGGCTCAAGGCGCTCTTCGCGGGGCTGGGCCTCTCCGCCTTCGTCGCCTTCTTCCGCGACGGACCGTGGACCTTCATCCCCGGCGAGCTCCCCTTCGGCGCGCACGGCGCGGCGCTGCGCATGGGCACCGAGGTGGGCGTCCTCTCGATCGGCGCCGGCATGATGGTCGGCCTGCGCATCACCCTCTCCATGGGGCTCGGGATGGTGCTGGCCTGGGTGCTCGCGCCGCCGGCGCTGGTGGCGCAGGGCTGGGTGCCGCACCAGACGTTCCCCGAGGTGCTGCGGTGGGTGATGTGGCCGGCCACCGGGCTCATGGTGGCGGGCGGCCTCACCGCGCTCGTGCTCAAGTGGAACGTCATCGCCCGCACCTTCAGCAAGCTCTCCGCCAAGGACGTGGGGAGCGACGAGATCCCGCTCCGCTGGGTGGCGTGGGGCGCGGGGCTCTCGGCCGTGGCGCTGGCGCTGGTGCAGAAGCTCTCGCTCGACTTCCCCTACTGGCTCACCGCCGTCTCGCTGCTCCTCTCCATCCCGCTCATGCTGGTGGGGATCCGGGTGCTGGGCGAGACGAACTGGGCGCCCATCAGCGCGCTCGCGAACCTGATGCAGGCGGTGTTCGCCGGCCTGCAGCCGGGCCACGTGCCGGTCAACATGATCGGCTCCGGGATGAGCGGGACCGTGGCCGGCCAGGGCGAGCACCTCATGCAGTGCTACCGCTCGGGCAAGATCATCGGCTCGAACAACCGCAGCCTGTTCTACATGCAGCTGGTCGGGATCCCGGTCGGCGCGGCGGCGGTGGCGGTGGTCTACCCGGCGCTGCGCCAGAAGTACGGCTTCGGCGACCACGGCCTCACCTCACCCATCAGCGTGAAGTGGGCGGGCTTCGCGGAGCTCCTCGCCAAGGGCTTCTCCACCCTGCCGCAGGGCTGCCTGGCGGCGCTCTGCGTCGCGCTCGTGCTCGGCGTCGCGATCACGCTCCTCGAGCCGCGCTGGCACCGCTTCCTGCCGTCGCCGACGGCGCTCGGCATCGGCATGCTCGTCCCGGGCTACGCCATCGTCCCCATGGTGCTGGGCGGCATCGCTCAGTCGGTGTGGGCGCGCCGGAGCCCGCGGACCGAGGCCATCTACAACATCCCGGTGGCCTCCGGCTTCATCGCGGGCGAGGCGCTGGTGCTCTCCATCATCGCCATCGCGGCGGCCGTGCGGTCGCTGTCCGCAGGCTGA
- a CDS encoding NAD(P)H-quinone oxidoreductase — translation MKAVFFAAKGGPEVIEVRELPDPRPARGEVLVRVRAAGVNRADLLQRRGLYPPPAGLREEVPGLELAGEVAAVGEGVTALKPGDRVMAIAGGEAQAELAVAHERMLVKVPPSLTFDEAGAAMEAFVTSHDALVTLGGLRSGWTVLLHAVGSGVATAALQLAKAAGATVIGTSRTADKLERARALGLDHGILLGKDEPRFADEVRRLTGGEGAPVVVDFVGAAYAAENVAALAQGGRIVVVGTLGGNKAAIDLSLLMRRRGEVIGTVLRPRPLEEKIRATRLFAKDVLPLLAQGKVKPIVDAALPMARAREAHERLEKNDSFGKLVLTF, via the coding sequence ATGAAGGCGGTCTTCTTCGCGGCGAAGGGCGGACCCGAGGTGATCGAGGTCCGCGAGCTGCCCGACCCGCGCCCCGCGCGCGGCGAGGTGCTGGTGCGGGTGCGGGCCGCGGGCGTCAACCGCGCCGACCTGCTCCAGCGGCGCGGCCTCTACCCACCGCCGGCCGGGCTGCGCGAGGAGGTGCCCGGGCTCGAGCTCGCCGGCGAGGTGGCGGCGGTGGGCGAAGGGGTCACCGCGCTGAAGCCGGGCGACCGGGTGATGGCCATCGCCGGCGGCGAGGCGCAGGCGGAGCTCGCCGTCGCGCACGAGCGGATGCTGGTGAAGGTGCCGCCCTCGCTCACGTTCGACGAGGCGGGCGCGGCCATGGAGGCGTTCGTCACCTCGCACGACGCGCTCGTCACCCTCGGCGGCCTCCGGTCCGGCTGGACGGTGCTCCTCCACGCCGTCGGCTCGGGCGTCGCGACCGCGGCGCTGCAGCTCGCCAAGGCGGCCGGCGCGACCGTGATCGGCACGAGCCGCACCGCCGACAAGCTCGAGCGGGCGCGCGCGCTCGGCCTCGACCACGGGATCCTCCTCGGGAAGGACGAGCCGCGCTTCGCCGACGAGGTGCGGCGGCTCACCGGGGGCGAGGGCGCGCCGGTCGTCGTCGACTTCGTCGGCGCCGCCTACGCGGCCGAGAACGTGGCGGCGCTGGCGCAGGGCGGCCGGATCGTCGTCGTCGGCACCCTGGGCGGGAACAAGGCGGCGATCGACCTCTCGCTCCTCATGCGGCGGCGCGGGGAGGTCATCGGGACGGTGCTCCGGCCGCGGCCGCTGGAGGAGAAGATCCGCGCCACCCGCCTCTTCGCGAAGGACGTCCTGCCGCTCCTGGCCCAGGGGAAGGTGAAGCCGATCGTCGACGCCGCCCTGCCGATGGCGCGCGCCCGCGAGGCGCACGAGCGGCTGGAGAAGAACGACAGCTTCGGGAAGCTGGTGCTGACCTTCTAG
- a CDS encoding TIGR02265 family protein produces the protein MPADRADLERRIAAATPQDTVRGVVFKATSKLLREHLGEVAARACDPGKGSRVDFLSYPVEDYLRLAWAGVDALEPRLGSVDAGFFAIGEAAMRDVFGTLLGRTLLSLAGDDMRQLLSQVGTGYKATVGYGERTVDWPGERSAHFVFRRDFLVPAFHCGVLAAAAKALGGRDVLAQGRPTGFLDLEVDLTWS, from the coding sequence ATGCCTGCTGACCGCGCCGATCTGGAGCGCCGCATCGCCGCAGCCACGCCGCAGGACACCGTCCGCGGCGTCGTCTTCAAGGCCACGTCCAAGCTCCTGCGCGAGCACCTGGGCGAGGTCGCCGCCCGCGCCTGCGACCCGGGGAAGGGCTCGCGGGTCGACTTCCTCAGCTACCCGGTCGAGGACTACCTGCGGCTCGCCTGGGCGGGCGTCGACGCGCTCGAGCCGCGGCTCGGCTCGGTGGACGCGGGCTTCTTCGCCATCGGCGAGGCGGCCATGCGCGACGTGTTCGGCACGCTGCTCGGGCGGACCCTCCTCTCCCTCGCCGGCGACGACATGCGCCAGCTGCTCTCGCAGGTGGGCACCGGCTACAAGGCGACGGTGGGCTACGGCGAGCGCACGGTCGACTGGCCCGGCGAGCGGAGCGCCCACTTCGTCTTCCGCCGCGACTTCCTGGTGCCGGCCTTCCACTGCGGCGTGCTGGCGGCCGCGGCCAAGGCGCTCGGCGGCCGGGACGTGCTGGCCCAGGGGCGGCCCACCGGCTTCCTCGATCTGGAGGTCGATCTCACCTGGAGCTGA
- a CDS encoding spore maturation protein: MGRAALQLLSSWAIPLAVAGVPLLALARKQQVYPAFLEGAREGFETAVRIIPPLVAVVVALGMFKASGALDGVARALAPLTSALGLPAPVLPLVLVRPLSGGAALGVVADVLRTEGPDSLAGRLASVMAGSTETTFYVLAVYMGAARVTRYRHALAAGLLADAAGFAAAALVVHAYFGR, translated from the coding sequence ATGGGCCGCGCCGCGCTCCAGCTCCTGTCCTCCTGGGCCATCCCGCTCGCCGTGGCCGGCGTCCCGCTGCTCGCCCTCGCGCGCAAGCAGCAGGTCTATCCGGCCTTCCTCGAGGGCGCACGGGAGGGGTTCGAGACGGCGGTGCGGATCATCCCGCCGCTGGTGGCGGTGGTGGTCGCGCTCGGCATGTTCAAGGCGTCGGGCGCGCTCGACGGCGTCGCCCGCGCGCTCGCGCCGCTCACGTCCGCGCTCGGGCTGCCCGCCCCGGTGCTGCCGCTCGTGCTGGTGCGGCCGCTCTCCGGCGGCGCCGCGCTGGGGGTGGTGGCGGACGTGCTGCGCACCGAGGGGCCGGACAGCCTCGCCGGCCGCCTCGCCTCGGTGATGGCTGGCTCGACCGAGACCACGTTCTACGTGCTCGCCGTGTACATGGGGGCCGCGCGCGTCACGCGGTACCGGCACGCGCTCGCGGCGGGCCTGCTGGCCGACGCGGCCGGGTTCGCCGCGGCGGCGCTGGTGGTGCACGCCTACTTCGGCCGGTGA